A window of Pirellulales bacterium contains these coding sequences:
- a CDS encoding sulfate ABC transporter substrate-binding protein, producing the protein MSPHRVPLSFLFLATLAAAVGCSDQGASSRVAPTSASVDAGSREKRADSVTLLNVSYDPTRELYNDFNAAFAKHWKDETGQDVVVEQSHGGAAKQARAVIDGLKADVVTLALGYDIDEIAQRTQLLPIDWQSRLPHRSAPYTSTIVFLVRQGNPKSIQDWGDLVKPGVEVITPNPKTSGGARYNYLAAWGYALRQNDGDEAKAQQFVARLFKNVPVLDSGARGSTTTFVQRGIGDVLLAWENEALLAIDELGAGTVEIVIPSVSVLAEPPVAVVDKNAAAHEALEVANAYLQYLYSPAGQRLAAKHYYRPQQPELADPADVARFPKLELFTVHDEFGGWQEAQRKHFADGGVFDAIYQAK; encoded by the coding sequence ATGTCCCCCCATCGTGTTCCCTTGAGTTTCTTGTTCCTCGCGACGCTGGCTGCCGCAGTCGGTTGCAGCGATCAGGGGGCGTCCTCCCGCGTCGCCCCCACGTCGGCCTCCGTCGACGCCGGCTCGCGCGAGAAGCGGGCTGACTCGGTGACGCTGTTGAACGTCTCTTACGACCCCACGCGTGAGTTGTACAACGACTTCAACGCCGCGTTCGCGAAGCATTGGAAGGACGAAACGGGCCAAGACGTCGTCGTCGAGCAATCGCACGGCGGCGCCGCCAAGCAGGCCCGGGCGGTGATCGACGGGCTCAAGGCGGACGTGGTCACGCTCGCTCTTGGGTATGACATTGACGAGATCGCCCAGCGGACCCAACTGCTGCCGATCGATTGGCAATCGCGTCTTCCCCATCGCAGCGCACCCTACACATCGACGATCGTTTTTCTCGTCCGCCAGGGCAACCCCAAGTCGATTCAAGACTGGGGAGACTTGGTCAAGCCGGGGGTCGAGGTAATCACGCCCAACCCCAAGACCTCCGGCGGGGCTCGCTACAACTACCTTGCCGCTTGGGGGTACGCCCTTCGCCAGAACGACGGCGACGAGGCGAAAGCGCAGCAGTTCGTCGCTCGGCTTTTCAAGAACGTTCCGGTCCTTGATTCGGGCGCCCGCGGGTCGACGACGACGTTCGTCCAGCGGGGCATCGGCGACGTGCTGCTGGCTTGGGAGAACGAAGCCTTGTTGGCCATCGACGAGTTGGGAGCCGGGACCGTCGAGATTGTCATTCCCTCGGTGAGCGTGCTGGCCGAGCCCCCCGTGGCGGTCGTCGACAAGAACGCCGCCGCCCACGAGGCGCTGGAGGTCGCCAATGCGTACTTGCAGTACCTGTACTCGCCCGCAGGGCAGCGACTCGCGGCCAAACACTACTACCGTCCGCAGCAGCCCGAGTTGGCTGATCCGGCCGATGTCGCTCGGTTCCCGAAGCTGGAGTTGTTTACCGTCCACGACGAATTCGGCGGGTGGCAGGAAGCCCAGCGGAAGCACTTTGCCGACGGCGGCGTGTTCGACGCGATCTACCAGGCCAAGTGA
- the cysT gene encoding sulfate ABC transporter permease subunit CysT has protein sequence MSARRSRNVLPGFGLTMGYTVLYLSLVVLIPLAALLLKAAGLGWTDFWAAATSPRVMASYRLTFGTAFVAATLNAAFGFIVAWTLVRYQFPGRRLVDAMVDLPFALPTAVSGIALTAVYSKNGWLGQHLEPLGVKVAFTPLGIIVAMTFIGLPFVVRTLQPALADLERESEEAAASLGASRLQTFFKVILPSVLPALLTGFALSLARGIGEYGSIVFISGNMPMKTEITSLQIISKLEQYDFAGAAAVAVTMLLISFMLLLAINLVQRLSGRRYQGAL, from the coding sequence ATGTCCGCCCGACGATCACGCAACGTGCTGCCCGGTTTCGGCCTGACGATGGGCTATACGGTGCTGTATCTGAGTCTCGTGGTCCTGATCCCCTTGGCGGCCTTGCTGCTGAAGGCCGCGGGGCTGGGGTGGACCGACTTCTGGGCCGCGGCGACCAGTCCGCGGGTCATGGCCTCCTATCGGCTGACGTTCGGCACGGCGTTCGTGGCGGCGACGCTGAACGCGGCGTTCGGATTCATCGTCGCTTGGACCCTGGTCCGTTACCAGTTCCCGGGGCGGCGACTTGTGGACGCGATGGTCGACTTGCCGTTCGCGCTGCCGACCGCCGTGTCGGGGATCGCGCTGACGGCCGTCTATTCCAAGAACGGATGGCTAGGCCAGCACCTGGAGCCGCTGGGGGTGAAGGTCGCTTTCACGCCGCTGGGGATCATCGTGGCCATGACGTTTATCGGGCTGCCGTTCGTCGTGCGAACCTTGCAGCCCGCGCTGGCCGACCTGGAACGCGAGAGCGAGGAGGCGGCGGCCAGTCTCGGGGCCTCGCGATTGCAGACGTTCTTCAAGGTGATTCTGCCCAGCGTGCTGCCGGCGCTGCTGACGGGGTTCGCCCTGTCGCTGGCGCGAGGGATCGGCGAGTACGGATCGATCGTATTCATCTCCGGCAACATGCCCATGAAGACCGAAATCACCTCGCTTCAGATCATCTCGAAACTCGAGCAGTACGACTTCGCGGGGGCCGCGGCGGTGGCGGTGACGATGCTGTTGATCTCTTTCATGCTGCTCTTGGCGATCAACTTGGTTCAACGCCTGTCGGGTCGCCGCTATCAAGGAGCGCTCTGA